The Flavobacterium johnsoniae UW101 genomic interval CCATTTCTTGGATTATACCAAGTCGCTTCGAATTTATCTCCAGCAATTTTTCCTAGTTTTACTTCTATTATTCTTCCATTGTAAGTGTATAATAAAGCGTATTTTTCGCCTCTTATAGCCGGAATATAATCGTATTTCTCCCCTTGATTCACCACTAAAGAAACATCTGGAACTCCTTCTAAAAATGGCACTTCTTCCATTAATTTCTTAATATAAACCATTTGTTTTGCTCCTGGCGCACTGATGGCTGATGTCCATAATTCTTTGTTTCCGTAAGCTGGTTTATCGCCTTTTCTGAACATTTGCATTACAGCGTTATGTCCGTACGTATAACCTGCACCACCTGAAAGTACTGACCAATATCCGTAACGGCGAACATCGTTTGCGGTCCATTTTGGCTGTAAAGTGTCGTGCAAACCGTGTGGAATTCCTTCGTATGATGGTTCTCCGTCAAGAGTTGGTTTTGTTGGTTTTAATTCGAAATCTCTTAGAACGAATTTGTAATTGTCTTCTTTGAAATTTGTTTTTATAGAATCCTGATCGTATCTTCTGTGTCCTGATTGGAACATATTGAAATCCAGCCATTTTTCGTTGTGGAAGTTCTCTGAAGAGTCGGTTCTTCCAAACGGGTGAAACGTCACTAACTGATTTGGATTGTTGGTTTTTAAAGTATTTCCAATGGCATTCCAGATATCCTGAAATTCATTTCCATGTGTGTCTCCTCCGTTTAACCAAATTACGTTGGTTCTGTTTTTATATCGGTTAGCTAAGAACTTCGCATATTCAGCTGCCTGTTCTTTGCTTACTTTATTTCCTTTTGAAACATTTGTTCCCCAAACCGGAACCATAGCAAGATAAACTCCGTTTTTCTGAGCCACATCTAAAGTGTAATCTACATGATCCCAGTAATCGTATTGCTTTGCATCTTTGAAATCATTTCCTGCTGTGATTAAAGGCTTTGAAACGTCTTCGTTGATTAAAGCTGCATCGCCATACACGTTAACCGCATTTATATTGTGCAAAACCATTACCTGAACGACATTAAATCCTTTCTCTTTTCTGTCTTTAAAATATTTCTCAATTCCTGCTCTGTCCAGTTTTCCGAATGCCAGCCAGCCCGTGTCGCCAAGCCAGAAGAATGGTTTTTCGTTTTCGGTAACAAAATAATGCTGATTTTTAGATACTTTGATTTCAGGCAGAGATGCTTTTGTTTTGGCAGATTGCGAAAATCCGCTTTGTGCTGTAAACATAAAGCTTATACAAAGAGCGTATAAAGATTTAATTTTCAGATTCATTTTGGTTTGTTTTTGAATTGTGTTCTTATTTTTTTGCCACAGATTTCACTGATTTAATGGATTTCCCAAGCTTTGTCTTTATATTTTTTCCCGCAGATTTCACAGATTAGGCAGATTTTATTTTTAATCCTTTTAATCTGTGAAATCTGTGGCTAACTATTTCTTAATTAAAAAAAGCACCTTTTCTTTTATTTCAGCTTGTGGAATTGTCACTTGTTTTCCTCCGCTGATATTTGCTTTTTTCGTTATATTTCCTGTTGTTGCATTAATTGCAAATACTTCAAATGTTCCTTTTTCGTTTTCTAAATCGATTGTAATATCTTGGTCATTTTTTACATAAATAAGATAGCTTTTTCCCTTATTTTCCAGTTTCCAAAGATTGTCTGAAAACGTATTTCCGTCAACTAATTTCATTTCGCTTAAAGCGGTATAAAACTGAGGCAATTCGATTTTCGGAATATTTGGCAATGAAGCTCCCGCCATTAAAGCCGGCCATCCAAATCTTGAAGAACCATCTGTTGAATATAAAATGACTTTCTCTGGATATTTTTCTCGGTATTCACGAACGGCGCGATATACTTGATTATCTGTTTCTTTTCCGGTTTTTAGTTTTCTGGCGTGCTGTCTCGGTGCTAAATTTACGCCTCCTTGCGGAGCGTATGCTGAACCATCTTCTTTGTAATACCAATAACGAATGTCAATTAAATCAACTGTTTTTACTCTTTTAGCATCATTTAAAATAGCATCCTGAACGTCTTTTGTAGCACTTAAACCAATTAATCCTTTTTTACCTGTTTCGTCTTTCCATTTTTGGGCTTGGTCTAACCAGAATTCCATAAAATGTAACGGACCTGTATACTCGGCACTTGTCAATTGAATTACGTTGCTGTTTTCCTGAAAATTTTCAAATGATTTTCTGATGAAACCTTCGTGTAATTTTCTTCTTTGAGCATTCGTAATATCGTAAAACTGCTCCGCCATAAAAATACGTTTGTCTCCTGCGTAGGGCGGTGGCTCAGGAAATCCTGTACTGTTGATATTATTTGCTGAACGCCAAGGCGAACTTGCCCAATGCGCTCCAGCCTCTAAAATATTGTGCTGAAAATATTGCTGATTGATTAACATTTGTCCGTTTGGTTCTGCCAGCGTTGCAAACTGCGCTAAACGGCTCCAGTACCAATCGTTGAATTTTGTTAAATCGTATTTACTTAAATGATCCCAAGCTAGATCTTGCCCGCTTCTTGCGAAAGGCTGTTCGTAAAACGGAGGCCAAACATCATCATCAATTCGGCGTACACGTTCATGATCGTCCATTCTTCTGTCGTACCACAAACCGTAATTGTGTTCTAAGGCAACGATATTATTTTTAGTTAGATTATCTACAGTTTCCTGAACTTTGTCTGTCAATCCGTTTCCTGTTCTTCCTGGAACAAAACGAGTGATATGCGGTGTTGATTTGTTTACGAAATCATCGGTTAAATCACCCCTCCACCAAGCAACATTGGTTTGTTTTCCTGCAATTACTTTTCCTTCAAAAGTTAACCAGCCATTTTCTGTAGTTACTTTAGAAGTTGATTTTTCTGTTTTATTTGATGCAACTTTTAAATCGTTTGCATTTTTTAAACCTTTACTGTCTGTATTAATCGGATTTCCTTTTGAAGCTTCTGCAATCAATTCTTGTAAACTTTTTGCCGTTGTAGCAGCGTTTTTAGTCAATTCTGCAGCAACTTCTATACTCGGGCTTGAAGAAGCTTCTGAACCTAAATCGTAGATAAAAGGCTGAACTGGAAGTTTTCCTAATCTAGCTTCTAGTTGTGTGTAGAATAAACTTCTTGGACTGATATGTTCGTTTACGTTTTTCCAATGTCCGTTTCCTCCAAATTGTCCCCAAACTCCAAAAGCCCAGTTTTGTGCTGTTGGCGGACTGTAACATTCTACTTTTGATGCCGATGATTCCCAGATTACAGAATTGGCTGCTGTCCATCCAGCGCCTCTTCCACCTTGTTCTCTGTTATTATAGCTTAATGCTTTTCCGTCGATATTGGCAATGTCAAATAAAACTCCAGTTGCCCAGCTTCCAATTGCACCGCTGTTTTCGAATGGCAAATGTGATTCACATTGCACGAACACATTTGGTCCAGTTGTTCCAAATCCGCCAACGGCAAAATCATGATATCCAAATTCTGAATAACAACGCTGAAATAAAGTCTGCTGACCTTCAGTATAAAAAGTGTGTCTTCTGAATGATGCGATTTCTGAAATTGGTTCTGTAGCAATACAATCTTCAACTGTAATTTGCTGACTTGTTTTTAAAATCGTAACAGCTCCGCCTGCAAAGTGTTTAAAATTAACTTGTTTAACCCAAGCATTTCTGGTGTTTTCAATGCTGATAGCCTGCCATCTATGTTCTTCGTCTTTTAAGTTTGAAGGATTGTAAGTTGATTTTATTAATATGTTTTCAATTCCGGAATTTTCAATTCTTCCCTGCCAAGAATAAACGGTTACTTTTGAAGTTCCGAAAACGTCATCCAAAGACATTGTGATTGGAGCGTTTACCGTTACTTCGTTTCCGTTGATTTTGGTTACGACACGATTCCAAGTTGTCGTCCAATCACCCTTTTTCCAGCCAATCCAAGAGGTTTCTCCGCCGAAATCCTGCATGTTTACTTCTTTAATGAAATTATCCGTTAAAGGTTTGCTGATTTCGATTTCGTCGCCAACTTTTAATTTTGATGTATTTTTTAATTGGATTTTCTGCGTTCCAAGTGGCGTATAAGCGTTTGCGAATTCAAATGAATCTTTATACACTTTATCGTTTACGCCTAAAATTCTAATTAAAGCTTCTCTTTCTAAACCTGTTCCTAAAAGTACGGTTCCGTTTTCCGAATTGCCACTTCCTCTTAAAACAACTCCCGATTTTCTAATGTATAATGTTCCACTAATTTTGAAAGTTCCTTTGTCTAACAAAACTGCTCCACGAAACCCTGATTTATCTGGTTTAAGAGAACTTACATAATCAATTGCATTTTGGATTTTCTGCGTTGCGTCTTCTTCTTGTTTCGAAACAAAAATTTTGTTGTCTAGATTTGGAAGGGCAACTTCTGAGTTTTTGTATCCTACAAAAGAAAAATCAGGGATTTGATTTCCTTGACTATCGGTTGTGAAAGAAAGTTTTCCTTCTTTGGTTTTTATGATATCTGGGAAATTGTTTTGGGCTGTGATGTTTCCAGATGTAAACATAGCAAAACACATTATCACTAATGTGTTTTTGAAGGAAGGGATTATATTTTGTTTAATGAAATTCACTTTAAGTATATTTTTCAATTTTCTAAAGTTAAGCATTTCCACAATTTTGTCATTTCGACGAAGGAAACTCGAGCGATAGCGAACAGGCGAAGCAAATCTCACGCGGGATTTACGTACTGTTGTGGAGTTTCTAGTGTGATTCCTCCTTCGTCGGAATGACAAACTTTGGGTATATGCTTTATGTTGAATTATTGTAATAAAGACTTTAATTTCGCTAAAGTATCCGTATTATTTTCCGTTTTCGTCCAATCAACTTTACTGTTTGGATCGATTCCGTTAAAATATTTCTCGATGTTGGTATAACCGTCTCCGTTTGCATCTTTATTAGCATCTGAAGCATCATTTGGATTTAAGCCATATTTTTTCTCCCAAGCATCTGGAATTCCGTCATTATCTGAGTCTTTATATGCTTTTCCTTTGTAAGTTGGATATCCGCCAACTTGGTCTGGATGCGTTATAATTCCTTTTTTATATGAATCGGCTGGTAATCTTCTTTTGATATATTCTTTTCCAATTGAATTTTCTAAACCGTCTTTAACTTCAATTTTTCCAGTTTTAACCTGCTTGATAATTCTTTCGTCAACAGCATCTCTTTTCGGAATTGTTGCTCCAACATTCGTCAAAACAAAATCATAAGCTTCTTCTGCCGACATGATATTGAATTTTGGCATTGAAAAAGGTTTTGGCTGTTTAATTGCTGCTAAAAATTCTTTTGTTTCCGCTTCTGGAAGGTTTTCCAATTGTACTCCTCCATTCCAGTTGTCTGCCGTTACTTCAGGAGAACCTACAATAAAGTTTCCTGAAACGTAAGCTCTTCCGTATTGCTTTGGTTCAATATAACCAGATTCTGGTTTTACAATTCGATACGAAATAGGCTCGTTTTGAGGCGTTATTGGTCCTGGTTTGAAATAATTGTTGATGATATTTAACATCGAACGATAATCACCTCCGTCAAGTGTACGATTCCACCAATTGAATACTACGTTATTCACAAAATTAAAGTCGCCATACATTCCGATAGAAGCATTTCTAGAAATGTTGTCTGCCCATAAGTTGCGCATAAAAGTACTATTTAATCCGCCGATTGTACTTCCGAAAGCGTGATTATACGTATCTAAACCTTCTGCTGAAATAGTGTTCTGAATCGTGATATTACAAGCAGGCAATTTCTCTAATTTCGACTTAGCGTTTGGTGCAAATTGATGTCTGTATAAAGAAATATTTTCATCTAATCCCCAACTTACAGAACAGTGGTCAATTATAGTATTTCCGATTACATTTCCTCCCAGCGCATCATCTCTTCTTGTAACTTCTGTTGCACCACGTCTAAAACGCATGTGTCTGATTATAACATCGTGTGTATCAATTTCTAAAGTTTCTCCTGCAATACAAATTCCGTCGCCTGGAGCAGTTTGTCCAGCAATTGTCACGTAAGGTGCACGCATGCTGATTCTGCTTTTTAAATGGATAATTCCCGAAACATTAAAAACGATTGTTCTTGCTCCAACAGCTTCACAAGCTTCGCGAAAAGTTCCTTTTCCACTATCTTCTAAACTCGTCACTACGAATATTTTCCCTCCACGTCCACCTTGCGTGTAGGCTCCGCCTCCTTCAGCACCTGGAAAAGCAGGAATATCTGCTTGAACAAAATCTTTTGGATACGAAGCCCAAGGTAAATAAGGTTTTCCTTGTTTTGCTTCTTCTTTGATAATCTGAACATTAGCATTCCAAATTTCGCTCAGCCTTTTTTCTTCATCAGCCAAAATAGCATCTGCTTTTTCCTGAACAGGTTTTGGAATTACAGGATATTGGGCATATGCCGATGAAACAAGAGAACAAAATGACAACGCCATAAATGTTCTTTTTAAAGTATGGTTTGGAAAAATCTTTTGCATTTTTTAGTTCTTAGTGATTAGTGACTAGTCCTTAGTTTTCTTTAGAGATTAGCTCTTAGTAATTAGTGATTAGCTTTTGTATTGATTGTTAATCCATTAGTTCTTAGCAATTAGCGTTCTCATATTATTTTAATTCTTAAATAACTAAATCTCTAGGCACTAGCTACTAAGGACTAATCACTAATTACTAATTACTAGGCACTAAGTACTAATTCTTAGCTTTTTCTCTCTCTTCAATACGTTCGTGCCAGTCTTTACTTTCTTTATTTAAATCGTAACCTTGTTTTGATAAATAGTTATTGATTCTTCCTTTGTATTTACCAAACCAGCCGTGTTTTTCTTTAGAAGAACCTGCGTCCATTGCATGTTCTCTCGCTTCAACTAAAGCTTTGTAGATATAATCTTTTTGTTCTGCCGTTAAGTTTGGAAGCATATCGTTGTAACCTGCCACTGTGATAGGAAGAACTCCATAAGTCATTCCGTCTTTCACTTCAGTGATTTTATCTTCAGACAATTCTTTGCTTAATTTTTTGATATAAGATTTATGCAGTTTTGCAATTGATTCGTCTGCCTTTGCTTTCAGTTTATCAATTTTTTCGTTTTGCTTTTCTTTAGCTAAAGAAGTATCTTCTTTTACTTTTTTGATTTCAGCATCTCTTCCATCTTGGATTTCAGTTAAATCTCTGAATTGCTGCGCTATTATATTTGAAACTGCTTTTTCTTTTGCTTCGTTTTTCAAATCTAATTTGGTAACGATTTTCCCAGCTCTTTCGTTGGTAATCTTTACATATTCAGGATCTAAATGCTGCTGCGCATTTAAAGTTGAAAATGCAAAAACAAGCGATAATAAACCAGCATTTATTTTATTTAGTGCCATGATTTTTTCCTTTTTAGTATAATTATTTTAAACACATAGAAACATAGTTTTTCGTAACGTTTAAAGGCGTTTCACTTGTATTAACAAACATAGCTATGTGTTAGAAACATGTTTCTTTTTTATATTCTTTTGCACATACAAAAACCTATGTTTCTATATGTTAAATAATTATTTCTATTTTTCTTATTTTAAATCTAATAAAGGTCTAACTAATGTTTCTTTGTTATTAGCCAAATCTTTCCAGTCAACTTTTATTGCAGGATTTACACCGTTGATGTAATCTTCAATATTTGTATATCCATCTCCATTTAAATCTCCTTGCGCATCAGATGGATCGTTCGGATTTAAACCATATTTTTTCTCCCATGCATCTGGCATTCCGTCTTTATCTGTATCTACATAAGGTTTTCCTTTGTATTGTGGATATCCTCCAACTTGCGAAATATCGGTAATGATACCTTTTTTATACGAATCCATCGGTAAACGTCTGTGTTCGAATTGGTAGAATTCTTTTTTCTCTAATCCTTTTGCGTATTCCGGAACTCCAGTTTTTACAGTTCTAACGATTCTTTCGTCTACTTTATCTCTAATTGGAAGCGTTGCTCCAACATTTTTCAATACAAACTCATATGCTTCGTCTGCTTTCATGAATGGACGGAACCATGGCATTGGGAAAGGTTTGTCAGTTTTCATTTTAGCAAAATACTCTTTTGCTTCATCATACGTCATCAATTCCCCTTTTTTATTCTCTAGCTGAATTCCACCATCCCAGTTGTCTTTAGTCACTTTTTCGTTTCCATCAATAATATTTCCGTTTACGTAAGCTCTTCCGAAAACCACATATGGCAATTTACTTCTTCCCGATTCTGGTTTTAAAATTCTATAACTGATTGGCTGAGTCAAATCGGTTACTGGACCTGGTTTGTAGAAGTTGTTGATGATATTGTAGTTTGCCGTATAATCTCCACCATCTGTAGATCTGTTGTACCAGTTGAAAACTACATTATTTACAAAGTTGAAAATTCCGTTCCAACCAATAGAAGGGTTTCTTCCTGCATTGTTTGCCCACATATTTCTCATGAAAGAACAGTTTTCTCCACCTAAAGTACTTCCGAAAGCGTGATTGTAAGTATCCAAAGCTTCTCCAAATAAACTGTTTTGGATGGTAATATTTACCGTTCCTACTTTAATGTCTGGATAACCTGGTCCTGGATTATACATATGTCTATAAATTGACATGTTTTCGTCTAATCCCCAAGTTGCAGAAACGTGATCAATCATGATATTTCCAACAGGATTTCCTCCGATTGCATCATCACGACGTCCTACGAAAGTTTCTCCACGACGGAAACGCACGTGTCTGATAATTACGTCATGCGTATCAATCCAAGTTGATTCTCCAGCAATGCAAATACCATCGCCAGGAGCAGTTTGTCCTGCAATTGTAATGTAAGGCGCACGAATAATCAACGGACTTTTTAATCTGATAATTCCGGCAACATTAAACACTATTATTCTCGCTCCTCCTTGTTCGCAAGCTTCACGTAAAGTTCCTGGTCCACGGTCTTCTAGACTTGTTACTGTGTAAACTTTTCCACCACGTCCTCCAAAAGTGTACATTCCACCACCTTCAGCACCTGGGAAAGCAGGAATTTCTGCCTGAGGTAAATCAGTAGGTCTTGCAGCCCACGGAATATAAGGTTTTCCATGTTTTGCTTCTTCTTCAATAACTACTAAAGCTTTTGTCCATGCTTCATCAGAAAGTCTTTGAGCTTCTTCTTTGATAGCTTTTTCCTGAGCCTGAACTTCTGGACTTATCTTCGGATATTGAGCAAAACATTTTGCACTTCCTAAAAAAAGCAGAGATGATGCGATAAATAATGCGGAATTTTTCATGTTAATTTCTAGTTGTGGTAATTCTTTTTAAACAAATCACCTGTATCTTTTGACGAATACAGGTGAAAAGTTCTATATAATTCTTTTTTGATATAAAATAAAGTTTATTCTTGGTAATCGTAAGTTCCAGAAGCACCATTTGCATCTTTCCATCCAACAGTTTGCTTTAACCATGGATTTTGTGCTAATACAGCCTGGCTTAATCCCTGAATATAATAGTTCTGTCTAAAGTTGATATTAGTTGCTGTACCACCAATGTTATCCATAGGTGTTGGAGGTGAACGTAATTCAAAATTAGTAGTATAAAAAGCTGCTAAAGCTGTAATTTGCGCCTGGAAGTTAGCTGCATCCGGATCTACCGATATAGAAGCACGAGCAGATGTTAAAGGATCAGTATTAACTGCACTATTACCAATTTTGTAATGCAGGTAATTACCAACGCGCTGTGTACCATTAATTGGCTCTAGTCCTAATTTTGAACAAGTTCCTGCATCATTACTGTACAACATCCATCTTTGAATATCCCAGAAACGTTTTCCTTCATATGCTAATTCTACTCTACGCTCATATAAACATGCTTCGATTGCTTCGTATTTATTTCCTAAAGTTCCAATACCATAATTGTTTGCTGCAGGAATACCAACACGATTTCTAATTCTGCCTAAATAGGCTAATGTGTTATTTGTTTGCCCTAATGCTGCATAACATTCTGCAATGTTTAACAATAACTCAGCGAAACGATAATCTATGATATCAGTACCTGAATATT includes:
- a CDS encoding glycoside hydrolase family 140 protein translates to MNLKIKSLYALCISFMFTAQSGFSQSAKTKASLPEIKVSKNQHYFVTENEKPFFWLGDTGWLAFGKLDRAGIEKYFKDRKEKGFNVVQVMVLHNINAVNVYGDAALINEDVSKPLITAGNDFKDAKQYDYWDHVDYTLDVAQKNGVYLAMVPVWGTNVSKGNKVSKEQAAEYAKFLANRYKNRTNVIWLNGGDTHGNEFQDIWNAIGNTLKTNNPNQLVTFHPFGRTDSSENFHNEKWLDFNMFQSGHRRYDQDSIKTNFKEDNYKFVLRDFELKPTKPTLDGEPSYEGIPHGLHDTLQPKWTANDVRRYGYWSVLSGGAGYTYGHNAVMQMFRKGDKPAYGNKELWTSAISAPGAKQMVYIKKLMEEVPFLEGVPDVSLVVNQGEKYDYIPAIRGEKYALLYTYNGRIIEVKLGKIAGDKFEATWYNPRNGKKTKIGTFDNKGTQNFQPEGKKEDGNDWVLILKSTK
- a CDS encoding polysaccharide lyase gives rise to the protein MQKIFPNHTLKRTFMALSFCSLVSSAYAQYPVIPKPVQEKADAILADEEKRLSEIWNANVQIIKEEAKQGKPYLPWASYPKDFVQADIPAFPGAEGGGAYTQGGRGGKIFVVTSLEDSGKGTFREACEAVGARTIVFNVSGIIHLKSRISMRAPYVTIAGQTAPGDGICIAGETLEIDTHDVIIRHMRFRRGATEVTRRDDALGGNVIGNTIIDHCSVSWGLDENISLYRHQFAPNAKSKLEKLPACNITIQNTISAEGLDTYNHAFGSTIGGLNSTFMRNLWADNISRNASIGMYGDFNFVNNVVFNWWNRTLDGGDYRSMLNIINNYFKPGPITPQNEPISYRIVKPESGYIEPKQYGRAYVSGNFIVGSPEVTADNWNGGVQLENLPEAETKEFLAAIKQPKPFSMPKFNIMSAEEAYDFVLTNVGATIPKRDAVDERIIKQVKTGKIEVKDGLENSIGKEYIKRRLPADSYKKGIITHPDQVGGYPTYKGKAYKDSDNDGIPDAWEKKYGLNPNDASDANKDANGDGYTNIEKYFNGIDPNSKVDWTKTENNTDTLAKLKSLLQ
- a CDS encoding DUF3826 domain-containing protein — protein: MALNKINAGLLSLVFAFSTLNAQQHLDPEYVKITNERAGKIVTKLDLKNEAKEKAVSNIIAQQFRDLTEIQDGRDAEIKKVKEDTSLAKEKQNEKIDKLKAKADESIAKLHKSYIKKLSKELSEDKITEVKDGMTYGVLPITVAGYNDMLPNLTAEQKDYIYKALVEAREHAMDAGSSKEKHGWFGKYKGRINNYLSKQGYDLNKESKDWHERIEEREKAKN
- a CDS encoding polysaccharide lyase; translation: MKNSALFIASSLLFLGSAKCFAQYPKISPEVQAQEKAIKEEAQRLSDEAWTKALVVIEEEAKHGKPYIPWAARPTDLPQAEIPAFPGAEGGGMYTFGGRGGKVYTVTSLEDRGPGTLREACEQGGARIIVFNVAGIIRLKSPLIIRAPYITIAGQTAPGDGICIAGESTWIDTHDVIIRHVRFRRGETFVGRRDDAIGGNPVGNIMIDHVSATWGLDENMSIYRHMYNPGPGYPDIKVGTVNITIQNSLFGEALDTYNHAFGSTLGGENCSFMRNMWANNAGRNPSIGWNGIFNFVNNVVFNWYNRSTDGGDYTANYNIINNFYKPGPVTDLTQPISYRILKPESGRSKLPYVVFGRAYVNGNIIDGNEKVTKDNWDGGIQLENKKGELMTYDEAKEYFAKMKTDKPFPMPWFRPFMKADEAYEFVLKNVGATLPIRDKVDERIVRTVKTGVPEYAKGLEKKEFYQFEHRRLPMDSYKKGIITDISQVGGYPQYKGKPYVDTDKDGMPDAWEKKYGLNPNDPSDAQGDLNGDGYTNIEDYINGVNPAIKVDWKDLANNKETLVRPLLDLK
- a CDS encoding DUF6298 domain-containing protein, producing MKNILKVNFIKQNIIPSFKNTLVIMCFAMFTSGNITAQNNFPDIIKTKEGKLSFTTDSQGNQIPDFSFVGYKNSEVALPNLDNKIFVSKQEEDATQKIQNAIDYVSSLKPDKSGFRGAVLLDKGTFKISGTLYIRKSGVVLRGSGNSENGTVLLGTGLEREALIRILGVNDKVYKDSFEFANAYTPLGTQKIQLKNTSKLKVGDEIEISKPLTDNFIKEVNMQDFGGETSWIGWKKGDWTTTWNRVVTKINGNEVTVNAPITMSLDDVFGTSKVTVYSWQGRIENSGIENILIKSTYNPSNLKDEEHRWQAISIENTRNAWVKQVNFKHFAGGAVTILKTSQQITVEDCIATEPISEIASFRRHTFYTEGQQTLFQRCYSEFGYHDFAVGGFGTTGPNVFVQCESHLPFENSGAIGSWATGVLFDIANIDGKALSYNNREQGGRGAGWTAANSVIWESSASKVECYSPPTAQNWAFGVWGQFGGNGHWKNVNEHISPRSLFYTQLEARLGKLPVQPFIYDLGSEASSSPSIEVAAELTKNAATTAKSLQELIAEASKGNPINTDSKGLKNANDLKVASNKTEKSTSKVTTENGWLTFEGKVIAGKQTNVAWWRGDLTDDFVNKSTPHITRFVPGRTGNGLTDKVQETVDNLTKNNIVALEHNYGLWYDRRMDDHERVRRIDDDVWPPFYEQPFARSGQDLAWDHLSKYDLTKFNDWYWSRLAQFATLAEPNGQMLINQQYFQHNILEAGAHWASSPWRSANNINSTGFPEPPPYAGDKRIFMAEQFYDITNAQRRKLHEGFIRKSFENFQENSNVIQLTSAEYTGPLHFMEFWLDQAQKWKDETGKKGLIGLSATKDVQDAILNDAKRVKTVDLIDIRYWYYKEDGSAYAPQGGVNLAPRQHARKLKTGKETDNQVYRAVREYREKYPEKVILYSTDGSSRFGWPALMAGASLPNIPKIELPQFYTALSEMKLVDGNTFSDNLWKLENKGKSYLIYVKNDQDITIDLENEKGTFEVFAINATTGNITKKANISGGKQVTIPQAEIKEKVLFLIKK